In Anthonomus grandis grandis chromosome 6, icAntGran1.3, whole genome shotgun sequence, one DNA window encodes the following:
- the LOC126737173 gene encoding uncharacterized protein LOC126737173, translated as MFNNIEIEKNLFDLSSEEDDSEDEHTNNLLSCMLMADKRKHRFWISNHLVERKQFGEFHKLIPVLSDEQFKNYFRLSRAQFVEIHELIRFEIIKLNTNYRESVTTEERLGVCLRFLATGDSYKTIGYSFRLGERTVSKIVNEVCSSLWSQLQPTFMKMPDQESWKAYELEFRERWQFPKCVGAIDGKHVVIKAPPNSGSSFFNYKKTFSVVLMAIASANYQLIAVDIGSSGRFSDGGIFADSPIGRRLKTNSFNFPEPSLMENYNEYNFPFVLVGDEAFPLMVNLMRPFPRRSLNKENRVFNYRLSRARRVIENTFGILAARFRIYKRPLECKLESIDSIIKATCVLHNYLGTREGRSPNINEEQLGKSLPENQWLPLAHRGVRATAESFAIRQNFCNYFNSDTGRIPWQDKIM; from the exons atgtttaataatatagaaattgaaaaGAATCTTTTTGATTTAAGTTCAGAAGAGGATGATTCCGAAGATGAgcatacaaataatttattaagttgtaTGCTTATGGCGGATAAAAGAAAACACAGATTTTGGATATCAAATCATTTAGTAGAGCGAAAACAATTTGGcgaatttcataaattaattccAGTGTTAAGTGATGAgcagtttaaaaattactttaggcTTTCTAGAGCTCAGTTTGTGGAAATTCATGAATTAATaagatttgaaattataaaGCTTAATACGAACTACCGAGAAAGTGTCACAACAGAGGAGCGTTTGGGTGTATGTTTaag atttctagCGACGGGCGATTCCTACAAAACAATTGGATATAGTTTCCGTTTAGGAGAAAGAACTGTCTCAAAGATAGTTAATGAAGTTTGTTCATCCCTTTGGTCCCAGTTGCAACCGACATTCATGAAAATGCCCGACCAAGAGTCTTGGAAAGCCTATGAATTGGAATTTAGAGAACGATGGCAGTTTCCAAAATGTGTCGGTGCTATAGACGGCAAGCATGTGGTTATAAAAGCCCCACCGAATTCAGGTTCatcgttttttaactacaagaAAACTTTTTCTGTAGTATTGATGGCCATAGCAAGTGCCAATTATCAACTGATTGCAGTCGACATTGGGTCATCAGGCAGATTTAGTGACGGGGGAATATTTGCTGATAGTCCTATTGGGCGAAGGTTAAAAACAAATTCGTTTAATTTTCCTGAACCTAGTCTCATGGAAAATTATAATGAATATAATTTTCCCTTCGTATTAGTCGGAGATGAGGCATTTCCGCTCATGGTAAATCTAATGAGACCATTTCCAAGACgatctttaaataaagaaaatcgtgTTTTTAATTATCGCTTGAGCAGAGCTAGACGAGTTATAGAAAATACTTTCGGTATATTGGCAGCAAGATTTCGAATCTATAAACGTCCATTGGAATGCAAATTGGAGAGTATAGATAGCATAATTAAAGCGACCTGTGTTCTACATAATTATTTAGGCACTAGGGAAGGTAGATCGCCTAATATAAATGAAGaacaattaggaaaaagtttGCCTGAAAATCAGTGGTTGCCATTAGCACATAGAGGTGTAAGAGCAACAGCTGAATCTTTTGCCATAAGGCAGAACTTTTGTAACTACTTTAACTCTGACACAGGAAGGATTCCGTGGCaagataaaattatgtaa